The following proteins are co-located in the bacterium genome:
- a CDS encoding dihydrolipoamide acyltransferase — MLEVILPKTGIYEGDVTLIEWLVDEGGEVSIGDPLFLMESEKVEMEIESDVDGWLHREAEPGLEAPIGTRIGVIAETPEECAALFGS, encoded by the coding sequence ATGCTCGAGGTGATCCTCCCCAAGACGGGGATCTACGAGGGAGACGTCACGCTCATCGAGTGGCTCGTGGACGAGGGCGGTGAGGTGTCCATCGGCGATCCGCTCTTCCTGATGGAATCCGAGAAGGTGGAGATGGAAATCGAGTCGGACGTGGACGGTTGGCTCCACAGGGAGGCCGAGCCGGGACTCGAGGCGCCGATCGGAACCCGCATCGGCGTCATCGCCGAGACCCCGGAGGAGTGCGCGGCGCTGTTCGGCTCATGA